The Chloroflexaceae bacterium genome contains a region encoding:
- a CDS encoding PstS family phosphate ABC transporter substrate-binding protein — protein sequence MSRVRTLAALVAFLLLLPLVAACGGGTATAPTTAPAPPATEAPAPTAPPAPTAAPTAAPAPTAAPTAAPAPTTPPAGGALIELPEVNPASVSGNIIIAGSSTVYPLTERMAELFKKDGFGGQITIDSIGTGAGFERFCKAGETDIANASRPIKKEETENCAAIGRTPIEFRVGTDALAVVVSAQNDFVENLTKAQLADIFSGKVKKWSEVDPSFPDQPIQLYSPGTDSGTFDYFVEVIFDKDPQPILSANPQLSEDDNVLAKGVEGSPYAIGYFGYAYYASERSKLRAVKIEGVEPTDETAESGEYPLARPLFIYSDAKIMKEKPQVNAFINFYLTYVDEEIKEVGYFPASDDALNEARQRWLDAQK from the coding sequence ATGTCTCGTGTTCGCACTCTGGCGGCACTGGTGGCATTCTTGCTGCTCCTGCCACTTGTTGCCGCCTGCGGCGGCGGCACTGCCACCGCTCCGACCACTGCTCCGGCTCCCCCTGCTACAGAAGCTCCGGCGCCCACTGCGCCACCGGCGCCGACCGCGGCGCCCACTGCCGCTCCCGCCCCTACCGCGGCGCCCACCGCCGCTCCTGCACCGACCACTCCGCCCGCAGGCGGCGCCTTGATCGAACTGCCTGAAGTCAACCCGGCTTCGGTGAGCGGCAACATCATTATCGCCGGCTCCTCGACAGTCTACCCGCTCACCGAGCGTATGGCCGAATTGTTCAAGAAGGACGGGTTCGGCGGCCAGATCACTATTGACAGCATCGGCACCGGCGCCGGCTTCGAGCGCTTCTGCAAGGCTGGCGAGACCGATATCGCCAACGCCTCGCGCCCGATCAAGAAGGAAGAGACCGAGAACTGCGCGGCCATCGGGCGCACGCCGATCGAGTTCCGCGTCGGCACCGACGCCCTCGCAGTGGTGGTCAGCGCTCAGAACGACTTCGTCGAGAACCTGACGAAGGCGCAACTTGCCGACATCTTCTCGGGCAAGGTGAAGAAGTGGAGCGAAGTGGACCCCAGCTTCCCCGACCAGCCGATCCAGCTCTACAGCCCCGGCACCGACTCCGGCACCTTCGACTACTTCGTCGAAGTGATCTTCGACAAGGATCCTCAGCCGATCCTGTCCGCCAACCCGCAACTCTCGGAGGACGACAACGTTCTGGCCAAGGGCGTTGAAGGTTCTCCCTACGCGATTGGCTACTTCGGTTACGCCTACTATGCCTCGGAGCGCAGCAAGCTGCGCGCCGTCAAGATCGAAGGCGTCGAGCCGACCGATGAAACGGCCGAGAGCGGCGAGTATCCGCTTGCCCGCCCGCTCTTCATCTACTCCGATGCCAAGATCATGAAGGAGAAGCCCCAGGTCAACGCCTTCATCAACTTCTACTTGACCTATGTTGATGAAGAGATTAAGGAGGTGGGCTACTTCCCGGCTAGCGACGATGCTCTGAACGAGGCGCGCCAGCGCTGGCTCGACGCGCAGAAGTAG
- a CDS encoding isoaspartyl peptidase/L-asparaginase, which produces MRIAMIVHGGAWAIPDEQVEAHLAGCRAALAAGWTILERGGSAREACEAAVRLLEDDPTFDAGTGSHLTAAGSVELDAAMMDGRSLLYGAVANLRRVRNPISLAHRLLEGPATFLVGEGAERYAAAQGIPLCDNSELVIERERKLWEAWRAGQVAAADSDARHVLGGRDTVGAIALDQSGNLVAANSTGGTPFKLPGRVGDTPLIGCGLYADAQVGGAVCTGWGEAIVRVALARRVVDMLERGLPPQAAAEAAVRILNRRVSGGAGGCIVLTPDGRPGLAWNTRRMAYAYRSGTSDPVYGV; this is translated from the coding sequence ATGCGTATAGCAATGATCGTCCACGGCGGCGCTTGGGCCATCCCCGATGAGCAGGTTGAGGCCCATCTGGCCGGCTGCCGGGCCGCGCTGGCCGCGGGCTGGACCATTCTTGAGCGCGGCGGGTCGGCGCGTGAGGCGTGCGAGGCTGCCGTGCGCCTGCTGGAAGACGATCCCACTTTCGATGCTGGCACCGGCTCACACCTCACCGCCGCGGGGTCAGTTGAACTCGATGCCGCAATGATGGATGGACGGAGCCTGCTTTACGGCGCCGTGGCCAATCTCCGCCGCGTGCGCAATCCCATCAGTCTGGCCCATCGCCTCCTGGAAGGCCCGGCCACCTTTCTGGTCGGCGAAGGCGCCGAACGCTACGCCGCCGCTCAGGGCATCCCCCTGTGCGACAACAGCGAGCTAGTGATCGAACGCGAGCGCAAGCTGTGGGAAGCGTGGCGCGCCGGCCAGGTCGCCGCTGCCGACAGCGACGCGCGGCATGTCCTGGGTGGCCGCGATACGGTGGGGGCCATCGCTCTCGATCAGAGCGGCAACCTGGTGGCCGCCAACTCCACCGGCGGCACGCCCTTCAAGCTCCCCGGACGGGTCGGCGATACGCCGCTGATCGGCTGCGGCCTGTACGCCGACGCACAGGTCGGCGGCGCCGTCTGCACCGGATGGGGCGAAGCGATCGTGCGCGTCGCTCTCGCTCGCCGTGTGGTTGACATGCTCGAACGGGGCCTGCCGCCCCAGGCCGCCGCCGAAGCCGCGGTGCGCATCCTCAACCGGCGCGTCAGCGGCGGCGCCGGCGGTTGCATTGTGCTCACGCCCGACGGCCGGCCTGGCCTGGCCTGGAACACGCGCCGCATGGCCTATGCCTACCGCAGCGGCACGAGTGATCCGGTGTATGGGGTATGA